One Vibrio tapetis subsp. tapetis DNA segment encodes these proteins:
- a CDS encoding transposase, with protein MPNFKTDYSNQNMFVPIIIDEQLIPGTIEYAISHIVDNHLDLSPFDAHYHNDKNGAAAYPPSIMLKVIFYAYSLGMLTSRRIERACINNVTFMCLSGDERPHFTTIAAFIAQMKDTIEPLFTQVLMICDEQGLIGRNMFAIDGCKISSNASKEWSGTHEELRRKKEKLQRASQRIIERHQSQDSLPNEVIEQDLRQKQKLDSSADKIGSFLASTKDKLGSSKKPVKSNITDNDSAKMTTSKGTIQGYNGIAITDDKHQIILHSQVWGSVGEQQTLKPAVLALKEQLEKLPNSSKRTTKFTADSGFHSKTNLKFLSETPYDCYIADTGFRSRNPLFQNSETYQTEQAKKRKKRSKTGKTCYSISMFEFNQDDMTCRCPAGNMMRLSSKNAVIRGERGAQFCGYLNDCRQCVHQPLCMRKPPGKQVGRQVFFIYKNTKDFDHMQAMKDKIDSPEGRRQYSKRLGCVEPVFGNITVNKQMNRFTLRGQEKVNAQWAMFSMLHNMEKLRNCII; from the coding sequence ATGCCCAACTTCAAAACCGATTACTCGAACCAAAACATGTTCGTCCCTATCATCATCGATGAACAACTCATCCCCGGAACTATTGAGTATGCGATTTCCCACATTGTCGATAACCACCTCGACCTCTCGCCCTTTGATGCGCACTACCACAACGACAAAAACGGGGCGGCGGCTTATCCACCCTCCATCATGCTTAAGGTTATTTTTTACGCCTATTCCCTCGGCATGTTAACTAGCCGACGCATAGAAAGAGCCTGCATCAACAATGTCACTTTCATGTGCTTATCGGGCGACGAGCGACCACACTTCACCACTATCGCGGCTTTCATCGCACAAATGAAGGACACCATCGAACCACTGTTCACTCAGGTTCTCATGATATGCGATGAACAAGGCCTAATAGGCCGTAACATGTTTGCTATTGATGGCTGTAAAATTTCATCCAATGCCAGTAAGGAATGGAGTGGCACACACGAAGAGCTTCGCCGTAAAAAAGAAAAACTACAGCGGGCGAGCCAGCGAATTATCGAGCGTCATCAAAGCCAAGATTCGCTCCCAAATGAAGTTATCGAACAAGACCTAAGACAAAAACAAAAGCTTGATAGCAGCGCCGATAAAATAGGTTCATTTCTGGCGAGCACTAAAGACAAATTGGGCAGCAGTAAAAAACCCGTAAAAAGCAACATCACGGACAATGACAGCGCTAAAATGACCACCTCAAAAGGTACGATTCAAGGTTATAACGGCATCGCCATCACGGATGACAAGCACCAAATTATTTTACACAGCCAAGTGTGGGGAAGCGTTGGTGAACAGCAAACATTAAAGCCTGCAGTGCTCGCTTTGAAAGAACAATTAGAGAAGCTACCCAACAGCTCAAAGCGCACCACCAAGTTCACCGCAGACAGCGGATTTCATAGTAAAACCAACCTCAAGTTCCTGTCTGAGACTCCTTATGATTGTTACATAGCAGACACTGGATTTCGCAGCCGTAATCCGCTGTTTCAAAACAGTGAAACCTATCAGACCGAGCAAGCGAAAAAACGAAAGAAACGCTCGAAAACAGGTAAAACCTGTTACTCCATTTCTATGTTCGAGTTCAACCAAGACGACATGACTTGCCGATGCCCTGCAGGAAATATGATGCGGCTGAGCAGCAAGAACGCCGTCATCCGTGGAGAGCGTGGTGCTCAGTTTTGTGGATACCTAAACGACTGCAGACAATGCGTTCATCAACCGCTGTGCATGAGAAAACCGCCTGGCAAGCAAGTCGGTCGACAAGTCTTCTTCATCTACAAAAACACCAAAGACTTTGACCACATGCAAGCCATGAAAGACAAGATTGATAGCCCAGAAGGAAGGCGGCAATACAGTAAACGGCTTGGGTGTGTTGAACCTGTTTTTGGCAACATCACCGTCAACAAACAGATGAATCGATTTACGCTAAGAGGACAAGAGAAAGTGAACGCCCAATGGGCGATGTTCAGCATGCTTCACAACATGGAAAAGCTACGGAATTGCATCATCTAG